Proteins encoded by one window of Streptococcus suis S735:
- the glmM gene encoding phosphoglucosamine mutase, giving the protein MGKYFGTDGVRGEANVELTPELAFKLGRFGGYVLSQHETDVPRVFVARDTRISGQMLEAALIAGLLSVGIHVYKLGVLATPGVAHLVKTEKASAGVMISASHNPAQDNGIKFFAGDGFKLDDALEAEIEALLDAEEDTLPRPSAQGLGDVVEYPEGLRKYQQFLVSTGTDLDGMKVALDTANGAAATSARQIFVDLGADLTVMAEKPDGLNINEGVGSTHPEKLQELVKETGSQIGLAFDGDSDRLIAVDENGVLVDGDRIMYIVGKYLADRGLLAKNTIVTTVMSNLGFHKALDREGIEKAVTAVGDRYVVEEMRKEGYNVGGEQSGHVILMDYNTTGDGQLTAVQLTKIMKETGKKLSELAAEVTIYPQKLVNIRVENSMKDKAMEVPAIAAIIEKMEAEMAGNGRILVRPSGTEPLLRVMAEAPTDAEVDYYVDTIADVVRAEIGS; this is encoded by the coding sequence ATGGGTAAATATTTTGGTACGGACGGAGTCCGTGGAGAAGCAAACGTAGAATTAACGCCAGAATTAGCATTCAAATTGGGTCGTTTTGGAGGTTATGTCCTTAGCCAGCATGAGACAGATGTTCCTCGTGTCTTTGTGGCGCGTGACACACGTATCTCAGGTCAAATGTTAGAGGCTGCCTTGATTGCAGGACTTCTATCAGTAGGGATTCATGTGTATAAATTGGGAGTTTTGGCGACACCGGGTGTTGCCCACCTAGTCAAAACTGAAAAAGCAAGTGCAGGTGTCATGATTTCTGCAAGTCATAACCCAGCGCAAGATAACGGTATCAAATTCTTTGCTGGTGATGGTTTCAAATTGGATGATGCATTGGAAGCGGAAATTGAGGCTCTTCTTGACGCTGAGGAAGACACATTGCCACGCCCATCTGCTCAAGGTTTAGGAGATGTGGTAGAATATCCAGAAGGTCTACGTAAGTACCAGCAATTCTTGGTATCAACTGGTACAGATTTGGACGGTATGAAAGTTGCACTTGATACAGCTAATGGTGCTGCTGCAACATCTGCACGTCAAATTTTTGTAGATTTGGGAGCAGATTTGACAGTAATGGCTGAAAAGCCAGACGGTTTGAATATCAATGAGGGTGTTGGTTCAACTCATCCTGAAAAATTGCAAGAACTGGTCAAAGAAACAGGTAGTCAAATTGGACTTGCCTTTGATGGTGACAGTGACCGCTTGATTGCCGTCGATGAAAATGGTGTTTTGGTAGATGGCGACCGCATCATGTACATCGTTGGTAAATACCTTGCTGATCGAGGTCTATTGGCCAAAAATACAATTGTGACCACAGTTATGTCTAACCTTGGTTTCCATAAGGCTTTGGACCGTGAAGGGATTGAAAAAGCTGTGACCGCAGTTGGTGACCGTTATGTGGTTGAAGAAATGCGCAAGGAAGGCTACAATGTCGGTGGTGAGCAGTCAGGACATGTGATTCTGATGGATTATAACACCACAGGCGACGGCCAGTTGACCGCTGTGCAATTGACCAAAATCATGAAAGAAACTGGTAAGAAGTTGTCAGAATTGGCAGCAGAAGTGACCATTTACCCACAAAAATTGGTCAATATTCGTGTGGAAAATAGCATGAAGGACAAGGCAATGGAAGTGCCTGCTATTGCAGCTATCATTGAAAAAATGGAAGCAGAAATGGCTGGCAACGGTCGTATCTTGGTTCGCCCAAGTGGTACTGAGCCCCTCTTGCGTGTCATGGCAGAAGCGCCAACGGATGCTGAAGTCGATTACTACGTGGACACCATTGCCGATGTGGTTCGTGCGGAAATTGGGAGTTAG
- a CDS encoding YbbR-like domain-containing protein translates to MNDKFKAVGHLALSIFLALLLFFYATTTNYKNSESAAQNTESETYVHTLSNVPIEIEYDTNKYFISGFSSTVAVELRGSNRVLLQRESDESTRTFQVTADLRELSDGTQTVKLQLTNLPAGVSATLAPDAITVKIGKKVSKAFPVAGRVYSNQLAEGYSLSKVSVNVDTVKVTTDEETMAKIDRVEAVAMDVSNLSENYSGTAKLQAVDSDGNVLPVVLSQTEANMQIILTKTK, encoded by the coding sequence ATGAATGATAAGTTTAAAGCTGTAGGTCACTTAGCCTTATCTATTTTTCTAGCATTGTTGCTCTTTTTCTATGCAACAACCACCAACTATAAAAATTCAGAATCAGCTGCACAGAACACGGAGTCAGAAACCTATGTTCACACACTGAGCAATGTACCGATTGAGATTGAATATGATACAAACAAGTATTTTATTTCCGGATTTTCTTCGACGGTGGCAGTTGAATTAAGGGGCTCTAATCGTGTTCTCCTACAGAGAGAATCAGATGAGTCAACTCGGACTTTTCAAGTGACTGCGGATTTGAGAGAGTTGAGTGATGGGACACAGACTGTCAAGCTACAATTGACCAATTTGCCGGCTGGAGTGAGTGCGACACTAGCACCTGATGCGATTACCGTCAAGATTGGTAAAAAAGTTAGCAAGGCATTCCCAGTAGCAGGTCGAGTCTATAGTAATCAATTGGCAGAAGGTTACAGTCTGTCTAAGGTTTCAGTCAACGTAGATACCGTTAAAGTGACAACGGATGAAGAAACAATGGCTAAGATTGATCGGGTCGAAGCTGTTGCGATGGATGTGAGCAATCTGTCTGAGAATTATAGTGGTACAGCTAAATTACAGGCTGTAGATAGCGACGGCAATGTCTTGCCAGTTGTACTGTCTCAGACGGAAGCAAATATGCAAATTATACTTACAAAAACAAAATAA
- the cdaA gene encoding diadenylate cyclase CdaA, translated as MLNLNQLLDTGYWSSLIASPWTALLHLIDISIVVYLIYNFSKSIAGTKIMTLIRGVFLFIIVQIIASLFGLQTIAWLINQVITYGVIAAVVIFAPELRAMLEKLGRTTQIFGTNTVSAEEKLIVAFLKSVAYMSPRKIGALVAVEQAQTLQEYRATGIPLNADISQELLINIFIPNTPLHDGAVIVKEDKVAVACAYLPLSESAGISKEFGTRHRAAIGLSEVSDAFVFIVSEETGSISIARNGIFKHDLTLDEFEAELRATFISENVEKKSIWKRLGGGKHE; from the coding sequence ATGTTAAACCTAAACCAGTTACTGGATACAGGGTATTGGTCGAGTTTGATAGCCAGTCCTTGGACCGCACTGTTGCACCTAATTGATATTAGTATAGTTGTTTATTTGATTTATAATTTTAGTAAGTCTATTGCAGGTACTAAAATTATGACATTGATTCGAGGGGTTTTTCTCTTCATTATTGTTCAGATTATAGCTAGTTTATTCGGTCTGCAGACGATTGCTTGGCTGATTAATCAAGTAATCACGTATGGGGTTATTGCAGCAGTAGTTATTTTTGCACCAGAGTTGCGCGCTATGCTTGAAAAACTCGGTAGAACAACTCAGATTTTTGGGACAAATACAGTGAGTGCAGAAGAAAAGTTAATTGTTGCTTTTCTCAAATCGGTTGCTTATATGTCTCCGCGTAAAATTGGTGCACTTGTGGCAGTAGAACAAGCCCAAACATTGCAAGAATATAGAGCAACGGGGATTCCACTCAATGCGGATATATCTCAGGAATTGTTAATAAATATTTTCATCCCGAATACACCGCTACATGATGGGGCTGTAATTGTCAAGGAAGACAAGGTAGCTGTTGCTTGTGCTTATTTGCCCCTGTCAGAGAGCGCAGGAATTTCAAAGGAATTTGGAACACGACATCGTGCAGCCATTGGCTTATCGGAGGTATCTGATGCGTTTGTATTTATTGTTTCTGAAGAAACTGGCAGTATCTCTATTGCACGAAACGGGATATTTAAACATGATTTGACTTTGGATGAGTTTGAAGCAGAGTTGCGAGCGACTTTTATTTCTGAAAATGTAGAGAAGAAGTCCATCTGGAAGCGATTAGGAGGTGGCAAACATGAATGA
- the murT gene encoding lipid II isoglutaminyl synthase subunit MurT produces MKINTALGILAGKSSQFILKKLGRGTTLPGKIALKFDKHILDSLAKDYEVVVVTGTNGKTLTTALTVGILQEAFGEITTNTSGANMITGITATFLSAKKNKNGKKIAVLEIDEASLARVTDFIKPSLIVFTNIFRDQMDRYGEIYTTYQMILDGAAKAPQATILANGDSPLFNSTNVINPVKYYGFATEEHEPRLAHYNTEGVLCPHCHQIIQYKLNTYANLGSYICTNCGFSRPELDYKLTKLKEITNTSSTFVIDGQDYKINIGGLYNIYNALAAVSVAEFFGVSPEKIKAGFDKSKAVFGRQETFKLGDKDCTLVLIKNPVGATQAIEMMKLAPYDFSLSVLLNANYADGIDTSWIWDADFEQITQMDIPQVFAGGVRSSEIARRLRVTGYPENQITETPKLEDIMTLIEQSSSQHAYILATYTAMLEFRDLLAQRQAVGKEMK; encoded by the coding sequence ATGAAAATAAATACAGCTTTGGGTATTCTAGCAGGAAAAAGTTCCCAGTTCATTTTGAAAAAACTAGGACGTGGTACTACCCTACCTGGAAAAATTGCCCTCAAATTCGATAAACATATTTTAGATAGTTTGGCTAAGGATTATGAAGTCGTTGTTGTGACAGGTACTAACGGAAAGACTCTGACCACCGCCCTGACAGTTGGTATCCTCCAAGAAGCCTTTGGCGAAATCACGACCAATACCAGCGGTGCCAATATGATCACAGGAATTACGGCAACCTTTTTGTCTGCCAAGAAAAATAAAAACGGCAAGAAGATTGCCGTCTTGGAGATTGACGAAGCAAGTCTTGCCCGTGTAACCGACTTTATAAAGCCTAGTCTGATTGTCTTTACCAATATCTTCCGTGACCAGATGGACCGCTACGGTGAGATTTATACCACCTACCAGATGATTTTGGACGGGGCTGCAAAAGCTCCGCAGGCAACTATTTTGGCCAATGGTGATAGTCCACTTTTCAACTCAACGAACGTTATCAATCCAGTAAAATACTACGGTTTTGCGACGGAAGAGCATGAGCCACGTCTGGCCCATTACAATACCGAAGGCGTTCTCTGTCCTCATTGCCACCAGATTATCCAGTACAAGCTCAATACCTACGCCAACTTGGGTAGCTACATCTGTACCAACTGTGGCTTTAGCCGACCTGAACTGGACTACAAGTTGACCAAACTAAAAGAAATCACCAATACTTCTTCTACCTTTGTCATTGACGGTCAGGATTATAAGATTAACATCGGAGGCCTCTACAACATCTACAATGCCCTAGCAGCTGTCAGCGTAGCAGAATTTTTCGGCGTATCTCCTGAAAAAATCAAGGCAGGATTTGACAAATCAAAGGCAGTCTTCGGTCGCCAAGAAACATTTAAGTTGGGTGATAAAGATTGTACATTGGTCTTGATTAAAAACCCTGTCGGTGCAACCCAGGCTATTGAAATGATGAAACTGGCTCCATACGATTTTAGCCTGTCCGTCCTTCTCAATGCCAACTACGCTGACGGAATTGATACCAGCTGGATTTGGGATGCTGACTTTGAACAAATCACCCAAATGGACATTCCACAAGTCTTTGCAGGCGGTGTTCGTTCGTCTGAAATTGCCCGTCGCCTCCGTGTGACTGGCTATCCTGAGAACCAGATTACTGAAACACCAAAACTAGAAGACATCATGACCTTGATTGAGCAATCGAGTAGTCAGCATGCTTATATTTTAGCTACTTATACAGCTATGCTCGAATTCCGTGACCTGCTGGCTCAACGCCAAGCCGTTGGAAAGGAGATGAAATAA
- the gatD gene encoding lipid II isoglutaminyl synthase subunit GatD, with translation MVYTSLKSPEKDYTYDLHIAHLYGDLMNTYGDNGNILMLKYVAEKLGARVQVDIVSLTDEFDKNFYDIAFFGGGQDYEQSILAKDLPTKKDSLADFIENDGVMLAICGGFQLLGQYYIEAGGRKIDGLGIMGHYTLNQTNNRYIGDIKIHNDEFNETYYGFENHQGRTFLADNQKPLGKVVYGNGNNKEDGGEGLHYKNTFGSYFHGPILSRNANLAYRLVTTALRKKYGQDIQLASYADILSKEVAEEYGDVKSKAEFDTQ, from the coding sequence ATGGTCTATACGTCATTAAAAAGTCCTGAAAAAGACTACACTTACGATCTCCACATCGCCCACCTCTACGGTGATTTGATGAACACCTACGGTGACAATGGCAATATCCTCATGCTTAAGTATGTGGCTGAAAAGCTGGGGGCTCGTGTCCAGGTGGACATCGTTTCCCTGACAGATGAATTTGACAAAAATTTCTACGACATCGCCTTTTTCGGCGGTGGACAGGACTATGAACAATCCATTCTTGCTAAGGATTTACCGACAAAAAAAGACAGCCTAGCAGACTTTATCGAAAACGATGGCGTCATGCTAGCTATCTGCGGTGGCTTCCAGTTGCTCGGTCAATATTATATTGAAGCTGGCGGTCGCAAGATTGACGGTCTAGGAATCATGGGCCACTACACCCTCAACCAGACCAATAACCGCTACATCGGTGACATCAAAATTCACAATGATGAGTTCAACGAAACCTACTACGGTTTTGAAAACCACCAAGGGCGTACTTTCCTAGCTGACAACCAAAAACCGCTGGGCAAGGTTGTCTACGGCAATGGCAATAACAAGGAAGACGGCGGCGAAGGTCTGCACTACAAAAACACCTTCGGTAGCTACTTCCACGGACCAATCTTATCCCGCAATGCCAACCTGGCCTACCGCCTGGTCACTACTGCCCTCCGCAAAAAATACGGACAAGACATCCAACTTGCCAGCTACGCCGACATCCTCAGCAAAGAAGTCGCTGAAGAATACGGCGATGTAAAAAGCAAGGCAGAATTTGATACTCAATGA
- a CDS encoding IS630 family transposase: protein MAYSLDFRKKVLAYCEKTGSITEASAIFQVSRNTIYQWLKLKEKTGELHHQVKGTKPRKVDRDKLKNYLETHPDAYLTEIASEFDCHPTAIHYPLKAMGYTRKKKSCTYYEQDPEKVELFLKELNNLSHLTPVYIDETGFETYFHRKYGRSLKGQLIKGKVSGRRYQRISLVAGLINGALIAPMTYKDTMTSGFFEAWFKTFLLPTLGKPSVIIMDNAKFHRMSKLKDLCEEQGHRLLPLPPYSPEYNPIEKIWAHIKKHLRRVLPNCDTFLEALSSCSCFS, encoded by the coding sequence ATGGCATATTCATTAGATTTTCGTAAAAAAGTTCTCGCATACTGTGAGAAAACCGGCAGTATTACTGAAGCATCAGCTATTTTCCAAGTTTCACGTAACACTATCTATCAATGGCTAAAATTAAAAGAGAAAACCGGCGAGCTTCATCACCAAGTTAAAGGAACCAAGCCAAGAAAAGTGGATAGAGATAAATTAAAGAATTATCTTGAAACTCATCCAGATGCTTATTTGACTGAAATAGCTTCTGAATTTGACTGTCATCCAACAGCTATTCATTACCCCCTCAAAGCTATGGGATATACTCGAAAAAAAAAGAGCTGTACCTACTATGAACAAGACCCTGAAAAAGTAGAACTGTTCCTTAAAGAATTGAATAACTTAAGCCACTTGACTCCTGTTTATATTGACGAGACAGGGTTTGAGACATATTTTCATCGAAAATATGGTCGCTCTTTGAAAGGTCAGTTGATAAAAGGTAAGGTCTCTGGAAGAAGATACCAGCGGATATCTTTAGTAGCAGGTCTCATAAATGGTGCGCTTATAGCCCCGATGACATACAAAGATACTATGACGAGTGGCTTTTTCGAAGCTTGGTTCAAAACATTCTTACTACCCACTTTAGGTAAACCATCTGTTATCATTATGGACAATGCAAAGTTTCATAGGATGAGTAAGCTAAAAGATTTATGCGAGGAGCAGGGACATAGACTTTTACCACTTCCTCCTTACTCACCGGAATATAATCCCATTGAGAAAATATGGGCTCACATCAAAAAACACCTCAGAAGAGTATTGCCAAATTGCGATACTTTTCTTGAGGCACTTTCGTCCTGCTCTTGTTTCAGTTGA
- a CDS encoding putative RNA methyltransferase, whose translation MTKHQRFANSDQFFACPHCGQALGLDLNSLRCPNRHTFDIAKQGYVNLAPQVKQSANYHKSSFENRQAFLEAGYYDHLYEALEEKIAELGLRSVLDIGCGEGFYSRKLAEKMDLDILAFDISKDSILLAARTDRTKSVKWFVGDLTKLPIQDKTIDGILDIFSPANYQEFARVLKAGGAILKLVPGPNHLKELRHLAKDQLRKESYDNQDIVDHFKSYMGQVEQEVVSRTLPIGIEQARILADMTPLFFQVDQSKLDLSQLTEITVEGLLLIGSIVN comes from the coding sequence ATGACCAAACACCAACGTTTTGCCAATAGCGACCAATTTTTCGCCTGTCCACATTGTGGGCAGGCTCTTGGTCTTGACCTCAACAGCCTTCGCTGCCCCAACCGCCACACCTTCGACATTGCCAAGCAGGGCTACGTCAACCTGGCACCCCAGGTCAAGCAGTCCGCCAACTACCACAAGTCTAGCTTTGAAAACCGTCAGGCCTTTTTAGAGGCGGGCTATTACGATCATCTCTACGAGGCTTTGGAGGAAAAAATAGCAGAGCTGGGATTGCGGTCTGTCTTGGACATCGGCTGTGGAGAGGGCTTTTATTCCCGTAAATTAGCCGAGAAAATGGACTTGGACATTCTTGCTTTTGATATTTCTAAGGATTCTATTCTCCTAGCAGCCAGAACAGACAGGACCAAGTCGGTCAAATGGTTTGTCGGTGACTTGACCAAGTTGCCCATTCAAGACAAGACCATCGACGGGATCTTGGACATCTTCTCCCCAGCCAATTATCAGGAATTTGCCAGAGTGCTGAAAGCTGGTGGGGCTATTCTCAAACTAGTCCCAGGCCCCAATCACCTCAAGGAGCTCCGCCATTTAGCCAAAGACCAACTCCGCAAGGAGTCCTATGACAACCAAGATATCGTGGACCATTTCAAGTCTTACATGGGACAGGTGGAGCAAGAGGTGGTCAGCCGGACCCTGCCGATTGGTATAGAGCAGGCTCGTATTTTGGCAGACATGACACCCCTCTTTTTCCAAGTGGACCAGTCCAAGCTGGATTTGAGTCAATTGACGGAGATAACGGTGGAGGGCTTACTTTTGATTGGAAGTATAGTCAACTGA
- a CDS encoding helix-turn-helix domain-containing protein has product MNFGQQIKDLRKKKGLTQEQFALKLNVTRQAVSNWENDKNLPDLELLILMSSVFSISLDQLILGGTDMNNMTEKLVKDGREGRRTQMHLTITIIGSFLMLLGFVCFVIKANSVEYIDAEGILHENFYLIPVGYLLVFTGALATLLSGLALHRFRKEHK; this is encoded by the coding sequence ATGAACTTTGGACAGCAAATCAAAGACTTACGAAAAAAGAAAGGTTTGACTCAGGAACAGTTTGCCCTCAAACTCAATGTGACCAGGCAGGCTGTTTCCAACTGGGAAAATGACAAGAATCTACCTGATTTGGAGCTCTTGATTCTCATGTCCTCTGTCTTTTCGATCTCCTTAGATCAACTTATCTTAGGAGGAACTGATATGAACAACATGACAGAAAAACTTGTAAAAGACGGTCGTGAAGGCCGCCGTACCCAGATGCACCTGACCATTACCATTATTGGTAGTTTTCTCATGCTTCTCGGCTTCGTCTGCTTTGTCATCAAGGCAAACTCGGTCGAGTATATTGATGCCGAGGGCATTCTGCATGAAAATTTTTATCTCATTCCAGTCGGCTACTTGCTGGTCTTTACAGGAGCCCTTGCCACGCTCCTATCAGGACTAGCCCTGCACCGCTTTAGAAAAGAACACAAATAA
- a CDS encoding ABC-F family ATP-binding cassette domain-containing protein, with amino-acid sequence MIILSGNKIERSFAGEVLFNNINIQVDERDRIALVGKNGAGKSTLLKILVGEEAATSGEISTKRDLSLSYLAQDSCFESENTIYDEMLHVFDDLRMTEKRLRSMEEQMGSLSGNELDQLMKTYDSLSEEFRLAGGFSYEADIRAILNGFKFDQTMWDMKISELSGGQNTRLALAKMLLESPELLVLDEPTNHLDIDTIAWLENYLVHYKGALIIVSHDRYFLDKVATLTLDLTKHSLDRYVGNYSQFVELKEQKLQTELQNYEKQQKEIAKLEDFVQKNIVRASTTKRAQARRKQLEKMDRLDKPTTGQKSANMTFQSDKTSGNIVLTVENAAVGYDGNILSQPISIDQRKLDAIAIVGPNGIGKTTLLKSIVGALPFIKGEAWLGANVEVGYYDQTQSALTPSNTVLEELWSAFPTTPEVEIRNRLGAFLFSGDDVKKSVSMLSGGEKARLLLAKLSMENNNFLILDEPTNHLDIDSKEVLENALIDFDGTLLFVSHDRYFINRVATKVLEISETGSTLYLGDYDYYLEKKAELEAEAQPDQLESTSQSAGAMDYQAQKENQKEQRKLARRIEQIEAEIDSIENRLNELNQAMLETNDIGQLTDYQKEIDQLTSQQESLMEEWEELSEQMG; translated from the coding sequence ATGATTATTTTAAGTGGAAACAAGATTGAACGCTCATTTGCGGGCGAAGTTTTATTTAACAATATCAACATTCAAGTGGATGAGCGGGATCGGATTGCTCTTGTCGGAAAAAATGGGGCAGGTAAGTCCACCTTGCTTAAAATCCTTGTCGGAGAAGAAGCAGCGACTAGCGGCGAGATTTCTACCAAGCGAGATTTGTCCCTTTCTTACCTGGCACAGGACAGCTGTTTTGAGTCGGAAAATACCATTTACGATGAAATGCTCCATGTCTTTGACGATCTGCGGATGACGGAGAAACGCCTGCGATCTATGGAAGAGCAAATGGGCAGTCTTTCTGGTAATGAACTCGACCAGCTCATGAAGACCTATGATAGTCTGTCGGAGGAATTTCGTCTGGCAGGTGGTTTTAGCTATGAGGCAGACATCCGTGCTATTTTGAATGGTTTCAAGTTTGACCAGACCATGTGGGACATGAAGATCTCCGAACTCTCAGGTGGTCAGAATACTCGACTTGCTCTGGCAAAAATGCTTCTTGAAAGCCCAGAGTTATTGGTCCTGGACGAGCCGACCAACCACCTAGACATCGACACGATTGCTTGGCTGGAAAACTACCTAGTGCATTACAAGGGAGCTTTGATTATTGTCAGCCATGACCGCTATTTCTTGGACAAGGTGGCGACACTGACACTGGATTTGACCAAGCATTCCTTGGATCGCTATGTGGGCAATTATTCTCAGTTTGTTGAGCTCAAAGAGCAGAAGTTACAAACAGAATTGCAAAACTATGAAAAGCAGCAGAAGGAAATTGCCAAACTAGAAGACTTTGTCCAGAAAAATATTGTCCGTGCTTCGACCACCAAGCGCGCTCAGGCTAGACGCAAGCAGTTGGAAAAGATGGATCGATTGGACAAGCCGACAACTGGTCAGAAGTCTGCCAATATGACCTTCCAGTCGGACAAGACTTCTGGCAATATCGTCTTGACAGTGGAAAATGCTGCGGTGGGTTACGATGGAAACATTCTTTCCCAGCCCATTTCTATTGACCAACGGAAACTCGATGCCATTGCCATTGTCGGTCCGAATGGAATCGGAAAAACAACCCTGCTCAAATCCATCGTCGGAGCTCTGCCATTTATCAAAGGGGAAGCCTGGCTCGGTGCCAATGTGGAAGTGGGCTACTATGACCAGACCCAGTCGGCCCTGACACCTTCCAATACGGTCTTAGAGGAGCTCTGGTCCGCCTTTCCGACTACACCTGAAGTGGAAATCCGCAATCGCCTTGGAGCTTTCCTTTTCTCAGGAGATGATGTCAAAAAGTCCGTTTCCATGCTATCGGGTGGGGAAAAAGCCCGACTGCTCCTCGCCAAGCTGTCCATGGAAAACAACAACTTCCTCATCCTTGATGAGCCGACCAACCACTTGGATATCGACAGCAAGGAGGTCTTGGAAAATGCCCTCATCGACTTTGACGGCACCCTGCTTTTTGTCAGCCACGACCGCTATTTCATCAACCGCGTCGCCACCAAGGTGCTGGAAATCTCGGAAACTGGCTCCACGCTCTATTTGGGCGACTATGATTATTATTTGGAGAAAAAAGCAGAGCTGGAAGCAGAAGCCCAGCCTGACCAGCTAGAAAGTACCAGCCAATCAGCTGGAGCCATGGACTACCAAGCCCAAAAGGAAAACCAAAAAGAGCAACGCAAACTAGCCCGCCGCATCGAGCAAATCGAGGCAGAAATCGATAGCATCGAAAACCGCCTGAACGAGCTCAACCAAGCCATGCTAGAAACCAACGACATCGGCCAGTTGACCGATTACCAGAAAGAAATCGACCAACTGACCAGCCAACAAGAAAGTCTCATGGAAGAATGGGAAGAATTATCTGAGCAGATGGGCTAG
- a CDS encoding M57 family metalloprotease, whose translation MKLIGNILRWIWRTFWGLIWLSMVLLACGLGLLFYFQQEAAPQMLQTLPQEVQLMVKGQSEVTTDTVNTADHGRWESNTATVYIETQNPTFVAAYETAIANWNATGAFTFVMTSDPNQADIIATEMNDGNTQAAGEANSTTNLLTNYYSSVTVCLNSFYLLNDQYGYDMDRIIHTAEHELGHAIGLDHEDSQTSVMESAGSNHGIQQADIDAVLALYSE comes from the coding sequence ATGAAACTTATTGGAAATATTCTACGGTGGATTTGGCGGACATTTTGGGGTCTGATTTGGTTATCAATGGTGTTATTGGCTTGTGGTCTAGGTCTATTATTCTATTTTCAACAGGAAGCAGCGCCTCAGATGTTACAAACTCTACCTCAAGAAGTGCAACTGATGGTTAAAGGACAGTCTGAAGTGACGACTGATACGGTCAATACAGCCGATCATGGTCGATGGGAAAGCAATACTGCGACTGTTTACATTGAAACTCAGAATCCAACATTTGTAGCTGCCTATGAAACAGCCATTGCAAATTGGAATGCGACAGGGGCATTTACTTTTGTGATGACAAGTGATCCAAATCAGGCTGATATTATTGCTACTGAGATGAATGATGGAAATACCCAGGCAGCAGGTGAGGCCAATTCAACGACTAATTTATTGACGAATTATTATAGCTCGGTAACGGTGTGTCTGAATAGTTTTTATTTATTAAACGACCAATATGGTTATGATATGGATAGAATTATCCATACAGCTGAGCATGAATTGGGCCATGCTATTGGCCTAGATCATGAAGATAGTCAGACCTCTGTTATGGAATCGGCAGGTTCTAATCATGGTATCCAGCAGGCAGATATTGATGCGGTCCTTGCCTTGTATTCAGAATAG
- a CDS encoding alpha/beta hydrolase translates to MAIMKIEYHSEALDMSRQVTVLYPDRNRVENPDDNDIPVLYLLHGMGGNQDSWLNRSTIERLVRYTNLIVVMVNTDKAWYTNTTYGMNYYDAIAIELPQILKRFFPNMSDKREKNFIAGLSMGGYGTFKIAMMTNRFSHAASLSGALYFDFDNPAAAELGSLSYWQGVFGDISDKQNPNNLLEIAKQSDKKTKFYAWCGEEDFLFEGHQKAVEELKELGFDIEASFGPGKHEWYYWNQQIEKVLAWLPIDFKLEERLS, encoded by the coding sequence ATGGCAATAATGAAAATTGAATACCACTCAGAAGCTCTAGATATGTCTAGACAGGTTACGGTTTTATATCCAGATCGAAATCGTGTGGAAAATCCCGATGACAACGACATTCCTGTCCTATATCTTTTGCACGGTATGGGAGGAAACCAGGATTCCTGGCTCAATCGGTCTACAATTGAACGCTTGGTTCGTTATACTAATTTGATTGTTGTTATGGTTAATACGGATAAGGCTTGGTACACCAATACCACCTATGGTATGAATTATTATGATGCCATAGCGATTGAGTTGCCTCAAATCCTCAAGCGGTTTTTCCCAAATATGTCTGACAAGCGGGAGAAGAATTTCATTGCTGGTTTGTCTATGGGGGGATATGGGACTTTCAAGATTGCCATGATGACCAATCGCTTTTCACACGCAGCTTCGCTTTCAGGCGCATTGTATTTTGATTTTGATAATCCAGCGGCAGCAGAATTGGGAAGTCTTTCGTATTGGCAAGGAGTATTTGGTGATATTTCTGATAAACAGAATCCAAATAATTTGTTAGAAATTGCTAAACAATCCGATAAAAAGACCAAATTTTATGCCTGGTGTGGTGAGGAAGATTTTCTCTTTGAAGGGCATCAAAAGGCAGTTGAGGAGTTGAAAGAGCTGGGATTTGATATAGAGGCAAGTTTCGGACCTGGTAAACATGAGTGGTACTACTGGAATCAGCAGATTGAGAAAGTATTGGCTTGGTTGCCAATTGATTTCAAATTGGAAGAAAGATTGTCCTAG